One Gossypium hirsutum isolate 1008001.06 chromosome A11, Gossypium_hirsutum_v2.1, whole genome shotgun sequence genomic window carries:
- the LOC121210014 gene encoding protein MAIN-LIKE 2-like, whose protein sequence is MLFVALIQTFDLRYDLIFALVDRWRPETHTFHLPCGECTITLEDVALQLRLTIDVNAVTIISSISRQVALCYELLGRSPSEEKFSSLRFSWLKVNFEYLPSTANEWEVMQAIRAYIMHLIGGVLMLDANSTDRSFCDGHRWMPRTAAVVGTLPDAILGIH, encoded by the exons ATGTTATTTGTGGCATTGATCCAGACTTTTGATTTGCGATACGATTTGATTTTTGCTTTAGTCGATCGATGGCGTccggagacccacacatttcatttgccgtgcggggagtgcaccatcactctAGAGGATGTTGCACTACAGCTAAGGCTCACCATCGACGTGAATGCAGTCACGATCATAAGTTCGATCTCTAGGCAGGTTGCTCTTTGCTATGAATTACTTGGACGCTCGCCAAGTGAGGAAAAATTTTCCAGTTTGAGGTTTTCATGGCTAAAGGTCAATTTTGAGTATTTGCCGAGTACTGCCAATGAATGGGAGGTAATGCAGGCCATTCGAGCTTACATTATGCACCttatagggggtgtactcatGCTAGATGCAAACAGCA CTGACAGATCCTTCTGCGATGGACATAGGTGGATGCCTCGTACTGCTGCAGTCGTGGGCACTTTaccggatgccattcttggcattCATTAG